A window of Phragmites australis chromosome 2, lpPhrAust1.1, whole genome shotgun sequence genomic DNA:
CCGCCGGATTTGCAAGAGAGAGACCGAGTTGAGGAGGAGCTGAGCGATGCCGCGGCGCAAGGTCTCCAACGAGCTCATCCCCAACCGGCGGGTGCGCGCGGCCACGTTCGCCAAGCGGAAGGAGGGGCTGAAGAAGAAGGCGCGCGAGCTCGCCACGCTCTGCGGGGTGCGCGTCGCGCTCGTctgcggcgccgccgccgagggcgtgggcggggcggcggcggacgTGTGGCAGTCGGAGGAGGGCGTCCTCGACACGTACCGCAAGCTTCCCCCGGAGGAGCGCGCGCTGCACACGCACCTGGGGTACGCCGAGCGCGAGCTGGGCAAGGAGGCGGCCAAGCTCGCGCGGGTGCGGCAGGGGGGCCCCGCCACGCTCCCGGCCTGGGACGAGGCGCTGGACGACGTCGTGACGATGGAGGAGGCGCAGCGGCTGCTCAGATCTGTCGACGAGGCGCTGCGGGGCGCCAACGAGAGGCGTAAGGCGCTGGGTCTGCTGGTCGACGACGACGGGGGCGGCAGCGGCCTGCTCGAGGGGATCGTGGCGCCGGGCGCGTCCAATGCCGTGGCGGTGCTCGGGCTTGGCGTTCCCCCGTGCATTGGAAACAGCTTGGCGGGCGTCGACGGCTACCTGCTGCGCGCGCCGGGCAATGTCGACCAGATCATGTGGGACAATGGCTTCCAGCAGCGCAGCGCCGCCATGATGCAGCCTGGCTACGGATTCCAGCAatgcaccagcagcagcagcgtgGGCATGGACGGCTACCACCTGCAGATGAAGCCGGACATGTACGGcaacaacggcggcggcggccggctcGCGCGGGGCGCCTTCCAGCCACTAAATTCCGCCACGATACAGCGTGGGTACGGCCTCCAATCCACCAGAAGCAGCTACGCGGGCATGGACGGCTACTACATGCAGCAGGGGCAGGGCAATGGCGGTGTCCAGCTCCAGCCCAATCTGGCCATGTGGAGCACCGACGAGCCGCGCAATGCCGCCACGATGCAGAGTGGGTATGGCCTCCAATGCACCAGCAGCAGCTACGCTGGTGCGGACGGCTACCCCACGCAGCAGGTGCCGGACAACGGCGGTGCCCAGCCCAATATGGTTATGTGGAGCACCAACGAGCCGAGCGACGCCATCGTGCCCGTCGTGTACCCCTCGCTCGACATTGGCCTCAGCTACATGGACACCGACACACCAGCGGCGCACGCTACC
This region includes:
- the LOC133903269 gene encoding uncharacterized protein LOC133903269, which codes for MPRRKVSNELIPNRRVRAATFAKRKEGLKKKARELATLCGVRVALVCGAAAEGVGGAAADVWQSEEGVLDTYRKLPPEERALHTHLGYAERELGKEAAKLARVRQGGPATLPAWDEALDDVVTMEEAQRLLRSVDEALRGANERRKALGLLVDDDGGGSGLLEGIVAPGALAGVDGYLLRAPGNVDQIMWDNGFQQRSAAMMQPGYGFQQCTSSSSVGMDGYHLQMKPDMYGNNGGGGRLARGAFQPLNSATIQRGYGLQSTRSSYAGMDGYYMQQGQGNGGVQLQPNLAMWSTDEPRNAATMQSGYGLQCTSSSYAGADGYPTQQVPDNGGAQPNMVMWSTNEPSDAIVPVVYPSLDIGLSYMDTDTPAAHATQGTGGRSLAMGAGGNFINAPPALSLTMGTGDNFASAPPAQPLATSYHGNLTNASGYTTQWPAQQLQRAGSGQESSLEQLHYLSDLEDKQVHLWGN